The following coding sequences are from one Streptomyces angustmyceticus window:
- a CDS encoding glycosyltransferase 87 family protein, which yields MSAAEGTRTGRRSWGQGITRPRGLVIAAALLVASLAGLWLLYQVMPMPMSDIAVYRAEGQAARDGGDLYGFTVTKWALPATYPPFAAVLFIPTTWLSLGHLIVVGALVNAALLALLIHLSCKAAGLRGAAGSAPAVLVCTALGLWLEPVFQTLVFGQVNLALTCLVLWDLSRPDGARLKGFATGIAAGIKLTPALFGLYLLVTGRVKAAFTVLGGFLASALLGWLVLPDASVEFWTRRMFETGRVGTAWIVDNQSLQGLISRVLHDPEPGLLWAVPALLTAAAGLCAARRVYLRRGLDGWGVLCTAVTALLVSPISWSHHWVWCVPLLAALAARTRRRPWCRALLAAVTLAFAARTMWIIPHTGDLDLRFAWWQQPFAAPYPVLGLALLAAVVWWTRRPAAAPGAPVAAGVPGGRLPAQRAGEELPSGSRAR from the coding sequence GTGTCTGCCGCCGAAGGGACGCGGACCGGGAGACGGAGCTGGGGGCAGGGCATCACCCGCCCCCGGGGGTTGGTGATCGCGGCGGCGCTGCTCGTGGCGTCGCTGGCCGGGCTGTGGCTGCTCTACCAGGTCATGCCGATGCCGATGTCCGACATAGCGGTCTACCGCGCCGAGGGGCAGGCGGCCAGGGACGGCGGTGATCTCTACGGTTTCACGGTCACCAAGTGGGCCCTTCCGGCCACCTATCCGCCCTTCGCGGCCGTGCTCTTCATACCGACCACCTGGCTCTCCCTCGGCCACCTCATCGTCGTCGGCGCGCTGGTCAACGCGGCCCTGCTCGCCCTGCTCATCCACCTCTCCTGCAAGGCCGCCGGGCTGCGCGGGGCCGCCGGCTCGGCGCCCGCCGTCCTCGTCTGCACCGCGCTCGGCCTCTGGCTGGAGCCGGTCTTCCAGACCCTCGTCTTCGGGCAGGTCAACCTCGCGCTGACCTGCCTGGTCCTGTGGGACCTCTCCCGCCCGGACGGCGCCCGCCTCAAGGGGTTCGCCACGGGCATCGCGGCGGGCATCAAGCTCACGCCCGCGCTCTTCGGCCTCTACCTCCTGGTCACCGGCCGGGTGAAGGCGGCGTTCACCGTCCTCGGCGGGTTCCTGGCCTCGGCGCTGCTGGGCTGGCTGGTGCTGCCCGACGCCAGCGTCGAGTTCTGGACGCGGCGGATGTTCGAGACCGGCCGGGTCGGCACGGCCTGGATCGTCGACAACCAGTCGCTCCAGGGCCTGATCAGCCGGGTGCTGCACGACCCCGAGCCCGGCCTCCTGTGGGCGGTGCCCGCGCTGCTGACCGCGGCGGCCGGGCTCTGCGCGGCCCGCCGGGTGTACCTGCGGCGCGGCCTGGACGGCTGGGGCGTGCTGTGCACGGCCGTCACGGCGCTGCTGGTCTCGCCGATCAGCTGGTCCCACCACTGGGTCTGGTGCGTGCCGCTGCTGGCCGCGCTCGCCGCCCGCACCCGGCGCCGGCCGTGGTGCCGGGCGCTGCTGGCGGCCGTCACCCTCGCCTTCGCCGCCCGCACGATGTGGATCATCCCGCACACCGGCGACCTCGACCTGCGCTTCGCGTGGTGGCAGCAGCCGTTCGCGGCGCCGTATCCGGTGCTCGGCCTCGCCCTGCTGGCCGCCGTCGTCTGGTGGACGCGCCGGCCCGCCGCCGCGCCCGGCGCCCCCGTCGCGGCAGGCGTCCCGGGCGGCCGGCTACCGGCACAGCGCGCCGGGGAGGAACTGCCCAGCGGCTCCCGCGCCCGCTGA
- a CDS encoding HelD family protein, whose product MPSHAPHPAPTTPRAESPSPSPGHPLTDPGSHPDAHPQDPDPLQREKAHLAASRSALRAMREDAEALNIADVTANWVNAEVLQGEIDARIKSLADLAHTPLFFGRLDYLHSPGLDLAEGAPGENFYIGRRHVHDADGDPMVIDWRAPVSQPFYRASKKDPMDLRLRRRFGYTAGELTAYEDEHLTDPAEAERTSRLLQSEIERPRVGPMRDIVATIQPEQDEIVRAGIGGSVCVQGAPGTGKTAVGLHRVAYLLYAHRERLARAGTLVIGPNRSFLHYIEQVLPALGELEVKQATVDDLVGHVEVRGTDEAAAATVKGDARMAQVLRRAVRSHVTMPQEPCVVVRGSRRWRVPAYELEEIVRELRDRDIRYGAAREALPQRIAHAVLVRMEQAGEAPDDRVQDAVARNAAVKATVKAVWPPVDPAKLVLRLLGDAEFLAEQAEGILTPEEQKTIVWARPARGVKSAKWSAADAVLIDEAMDLVARTHSLGHVVLDEAQDLSPMQYRAVGRRCTTGSATVLGDIAQGTTPWATGTWEEALTHLGKPGSVVEELTQGFRVPREVIAYASRLLPAIAPDLTEATSIRESAGDFAIRAVAPEDLTAATLAACDDALAKEGSIGLIAAEARIPELRAALAATGVTCLAPGEETSAEARLTLVPATLAKGLEYDYVVLDEPAAIVDGEPDERTGLRRLYVCLTRPVSGLTVVHAAALPEALAGP is encoded by the coding sequence GTGCCCTCGCACGCCCCCCACCCCGCACCGACGACGCCACGCGCCGAGAGCCCCTCGCCGTCGCCCGGCCACCCCCTGACCGACCCCGGATCACACCCCGACGCCCACCCGCAGGACCCCGACCCCCTCCAGCGCGAAAAGGCCCACCTGGCCGCCTCCCGGTCCGCGCTGCGCGCCATGCGCGAGGACGCCGAGGCGCTGAACATCGCCGATGTCACCGCGAACTGGGTCAACGCCGAGGTCCTGCAGGGCGAGATCGACGCCCGGATCAAGTCGCTCGCCGACCTCGCCCACACCCCGCTCTTCTTCGGCCGCCTCGACTACCTCCACTCCCCGGGGCTCGACCTCGCCGAGGGTGCCCCGGGCGAGAACTTCTACATCGGGCGGCGGCACGTCCACGACGCCGACGGCGACCCCATGGTCATCGACTGGCGCGCGCCCGTCTCCCAGCCGTTCTACCGGGCCTCCAAGAAGGACCCGATGGACCTCCGGCTGCGCCGCCGCTTCGGTTACACGGCCGGGGAGTTGACCGCTTACGAGGACGAGCACCTCACCGACCCCGCCGAGGCGGAACGGACCAGCCGGCTCCTCCAGTCCGAGATCGAGCGCCCGCGCGTCGGCCCGATGCGGGACATCGTCGCCACCATCCAGCCGGAGCAGGACGAGATCGTGCGGGCCGGCATCGGCGGCTCGGTCTGCGTCCAGGGGGCGCCCGGCACCGGCAAGACGGCGGTCGGCCTGCACCGTGTCGCGTACCTGCTCTACGCGCACCGCGAGCGGCTGGCCCGCGCCGGCACTCTCGTGATCGGCCCGAACCGCTCGTTCCTGCACTACATCGAGCAGGTGCTGCCGGCCCTCGGCGAGCTGGAGGTCAAGCAGGCCACGGTCGACGACCTGGTCGGCCATGTGGAGGTGCGCGGCACGGACGAGGCGGCCGCCGCGACGGTCAAGGGCGACGCGCGCATGGCGCAGGTGCTGCGGCGGGCGGTCCGCTCGCACGTCACGATGCCGCAGGAGCCCTGCGTGGTGGTCCGCGGCTCCCGCCGCTGGCGCGTACCGGCCTATGAACTCGAAGAGATCGTCCGGGAGTTGAGGGACCGGGACATCCGCTACGGCGCGGCCCGCGAGGCGCTGCCGCAGCGGATCGCGCACGCCGTCCTGGTCCGGATGGAGCAGGCGGGCGAGGCCCCGGACGACCGGGTGCAGGACGCGGTGGCCCGCAACGCCGCCGTGAAGGCCACGGTCAAGGCGGTGTGGCCGCCCGTCGACCCGGCCAAGCTGGTGCTGCGGCTGCTGGGCGACGCGGAGTTCCTGGCCGAGCAGGCCGAGGGGATCCTGACGCCCGAGGAGCAGAAAACGATCGTGTGGGCCAGGCCGGCCCGCGGCGTGAAGAGCGCCAAGTGGTCCGCCGCCGACGCGGTGTTGATCGACGAGGCGATGGACCTGGTCGCCCGCACCCACTCCCTGGGCCATGTGGTCCTCGACGAGGCGCAGGACCTCTCCCCCATGCAGTACCGCGCGGTCGGCCGCCGCTGCACGACCGGCTCCGCGACCGTCCTGGGCGACATCGCCCAGGGGACCACCCCCTGGGCGACCGGCACCTGGGAGGAGGCACTGACCCACCTGGGCAAGCCCGGCTCGGTCGTCGAGGAGCTCACCCAGGGCTTCCGGGTGCCGCGCGAGGTGATCGCCTACGCGTCCCGGCTGCTGCCCGCCATCGCCCCCGACCTGACGGAGGCCACGTCCATCCGTGAGTCGGCGGGCGACTTCGCGATCCGCGCGGTCGCACCCGAGGATCTGACCGCCGCCACCCTCGCCGCCTGCGACGACGCGCTGGCGAAGGAGGGCTCGATCGGCCTGATCGCCGCGGAGGCCCGGATTCCGGAGCTGCGCGCGGCGCTGGCGGCGACGGGCGTGACGTGCCTGGCGCCCGGCGAGGAGACCTCGGCCGAGGCCCGGCTGACGCTGGTGCCCGCCACGCTCGCCAAGGGTCTGGAGTACGACTACGTCGTCCTGGACGAGCCGGCCGCGATCGTCGACGGCGAACCGGACGAACGCACCGGCCTGCGCCGCCTCTACGTCTGCCTGACCCGGCCGGTGTCCGGCCTGACGGTGGTGCATGCGGCGGCCCTGCCGGAGGCCCTGGCCGGCCCCTGA
- a CDS encoding copper homeostasis protein CutC: MSKRALLEVIALGPRDAVAARAGGADRLELVTDMAADGLTPPREVFAATRAAVGLPLRVMLRAADGFAAGDVTALCEEAAALRAEGADEFVLGFLTPDGRPDLEAVAALAGAIEGCRWTFHRAIDRAADRDALRKELSGAAGTAGLDTYLTAGAAQGVAAGVPTLLAEQARTAADEPGYGPRILVGGGLALGHLPALRAAGLDAFHIGGAARPAGWSAPVDAAAVRTWREALDQPVAQPV, from the coding sequence ATGAGCAAGCGCGCGCTCCTGGAGGTGATCGCGCTCGGCCCGCGGGACGCGGTCGCCGCCCGGGCCGGCGGGGCCGACCGCCTGGAGCTGGTCACGGACATGGCGGCCGACGGGCTCACCCCGCCCCGGGAGGTCTTCGCGGCGACCCGGGCGGCGGTCGGTCTTCCGCTGCGGGTGATGCTGCGGGCCGCCGACGGCTTCGCGGCCGGTGACGTGACGGCGCTGTGCGAGGAGGCGGCGGCGCTGCGGGCGGAGGGCGCCGACGAGTTCGTCCTGGGCTTTCTGACGCCGGACGGGCGGCCGGACCTCGAAGCGGTGGCGGCGCTGGCCGGGGCGATCGAAGGCTGCCGGTGGACCTTCCACCGGGCCATCGACCGGGCCGCCGACCGGGACGCGCTGCGCAAGGAGCTGTCGGGCGCGGCCGGCACCGCGGGGCTCGACACCTACCTGACGGCCGGGGCGGCGCAGGGCGTGGCCGCGGGCGTGCCGACGCTGCTGGCCGAGCAGGCGCGCACGGCCGCGGACGAGCCCGGGTACGGCCCGCGGATCCTGGTCGGCGGCGGCCTCGCGCTCGGCCATCTGCCGGCGCTGCGCGCGGCCGGTCTCGACGCGTTCCACATCGGGGGCGCCGCCCGGCCCGCAGGATGGTCGGCGCCGGTGGACGCGGCGGCCGTACGGACCTGGCGGGAGGCGCTGGACCAGCCCGTCGCCCAGCCGGTCTGA
- a CDS encoding HD domain-containing protein has translation MTSVSRTADTTDPAQELRQRWAVTVAKARGTKNPSAPDPAPYADNLLSRWREPQRRYHTVDHLTAVLYRIDELAQHADDLPTVQLAAWFHDAVYRPDRSENEERSAALAERALPELGVGPARTAEVARLVRLTVTHDPAPDDPDGEVLCDADLAVLAGSPDEYAAYAAAVRAEYAFVPDPDFLAGRSAVLSQLLALPRLFRTPRGYDRWEHLARRNLTTELDLLLGA, from the coding sequence ATGACCTCCGTGTCCCGTACGGCAGACACCACCGACCCGGCGCAGGAGCTGCGGCAGCGATGGGCCGTGACCGTCGCCAAGGCCCGCGGCACCAAGAACCCCTCGGCCCCCGACCCCGCCCCGTACGCGGACAACCTCCTGTCCCGTTGGCGGGAACCGCAGCGCCGCTACCACACCGTCGACCACCTGACCGCGGTCCTCTACCGCATCGACGAACTGGCGCAGCACGCCGACGACTTGCCCACCGTCCAGTTGGCGGCCTGGTTCCACGACGCCGTCTACCGTCCGGACCGCTCCGAGAACGAGGAGCGCAGCGCGGCCCTCGCCGAACGCGCGCTGCCCGAGCTGGGCGTCGGCCCGGCCCGCACCGCCGAGGTCGCCCGCCTGGTGCGGCTCACCGTCACCCACGACCCGGCGCCCGACGACCCGGACGGCGAGGTGCTGTGCGACGCCGACCTCGCCGTGCTCGCCGGCTCCCCCGACGAGTACGCGGCCTACGCCGCCGCGGTCCGCGCCGAGTACGCCTTCGTCCCCGACCCCGACTTCCTCGCCGGCCGCTCCGCCGTGCTCTCCCAACTCCTCGCCCTCCCCCGCCTGTTCCGGACCCCCCGCGGCTACGACCGCTGGGAACACCTCGCCCGCCGCAACCTCACGACGGAGCTGGACCTGCTGCTGGGCGCGTAG
- a CDS encoding Cmx/CmrA family chloramphenicol efflux MFS transporter yields MPAPPDRTRLPVAVYVLGLSVFALGTSEFMLSGILQPLARDLRVSIPQAGLLVSAFAIGMVVGAPVLAAATLRLPRRTTLIALLAVFGLGQVAGALAPSYGVLFASRVVSALACAGFWAVGAAVAVSLVPVTARARAMAVMVGGLSIANIAGVPAGALLGQHAGWRAAFWAVAGLAAIGLLGVVALVPRTAVPTGDDRPQLRRELTIYKDKQVWLALTATALNGAAVFALFSYLSPLLTDTAGLAESWVPTVLALFGVGALIGTFIGGRIADAHLFGTLFGGIIASTVVLAVLALTAHSAVAAIALSLLLGVTAFTTAPALNARMFNVANAAPTLAGATTTAAFNIGNTLGPWLGGLAIGAGWGYPSVAWTGAALAAGAVVTTAVAFRLHRATSSSRLIASSAAAASAPSAHRTTVTTKTAAAGAAEAAGAAGAAALGAQGPESR; encoded by the coding sequence ATGCCAGCTCCGCCCGACCGCACCCGCCTGCCCGTCGCCGTCTACGTCCTCGGCCTGTCCGTCTTCGCTCTCGGCACGTCCGAGTTCATGCTCTCCGGCATCCTCCAGCCGCTCGCCCGCGATCTCCGGGTCTCGATTCCGCAGGCCGGGCTCCTGGTCTCCGCCTTCGCGATCGGCATGGTGGTCGGCGCGCCGGTGCTCGCCGCCGCGACGCTCCGGCTCCCGCGCCGGACGACCCTGATCGCCCTGCTCGCCGTCTTCGGCCTGGGCCAGGTGGCGGGCGCGCTGGCCCCCTCCTACGGCGTGCTGTTCGCCTCCCGCGTCGTGAGCGCGCTGGCCTGCGCCGGGTTCTGGGCGGTGGGTGCGGCCGTGGCCGTCTCGCTGGTGCCGGTGACCGCACGGGCCCGCGCGATGGCGGTGATGGTCGGCGGCCTGAGCATCGCCAATATCGCCGGCGTTCCGGCCGGCGCCCTGCTCGGCCAGCACGCCGGCTGGCGCGCCGCCTTCTGGGCCGTGGCCGGCCTGGCCGCGATCGGCCTGCTCGGCGTGGTCGCACTGGTGCCGCGGACGGCCGTGCCCACCGGCGACGACCGCCCGCAGCTCCGCCGTGAGCTGACCATCTACAAGGACAAGCAGGTCTGGCTGGCGCTGACCGCCACGGCCCTGAACGGCGCCGCGGTCTTCGCGCTCTTCTCGTACCTCTCGCCGCTGCTGACCGACACCGCCGGCCTCGCCGAGAGCTGGGTGCCGACGGTGCTGGCGCTGTTCGGCGTCGGCGCGCTGATCGGTACGTTCATCGGCGGCCGGATCGCCGACGCGCACCTCTTCGGGACGCTCTTCGGCGGCATCATCGCGTCGACGGTGGTGCTGGCCGTCCTGGCGCTGACCGCACACAGCGCGGTCGCTGCCATCGCGCTGTCGCTGCTGCTCGGGGTGACCGCGTTCACCACGGCCCCGGCGCTCAACGCCCGGATGTTCAACGTGGCGAACGCCGCGCCGACGCTGGCCGGCGCCACCACCACCGCCGCCTTCAACATCGGCAACACCCTCGGCCCCTGGCTCGGCGGCCTGGCCATCGGCGCGGGCTGGGGCTACCCATCCGTGGCGTGGACCGGCGCCGCGCTGGCCGCCGGGGCCGTCGTCACCACCGCCGTCGCCTTCCGGCTGCACCGCGCGACCAGCAGCTCCCGCCTGATCGCCTCGTCGGCCGCCGCGGCGTCCGCACCGTCGGCACACCGGACCACGGTGACGACGAAGACGGCAGCCGCCGGAGCCGCCGAGGCGGCAGGAGCGGCCGGAGCGGCAGCCCTGGGAGCGCAGGGGCCCGAGAGCCGGTAG
- a CDS encoding pyridoxamine 5'-phosphate oxidase family protein, with the protein MSASEPEREPATDLDPDYSSEDATATGWRAAVGGMTEAEIFWLTTVRPDGRPHVTPLLAVWSDGALHFCTGPGERKARNLAANAHCVLTTSTAGGNDLHAGLDVVVEGEAVQVGDEETLRRLAELYVDKYGGDWHFDVRDGAFYGGQGNRAVVFRVEPVTAFGFGRGETYSQTRWRFDGGV; encoded by the coding sequence ATGTCAGCCAGCGAACCGGAGCGGGAGCCGGCCACCGATCTCGACCCCGACTACAGCAGCGAGGACGCCACGGCGACCGGATGGCGCGCGGCCGTCGGCGGGATGACCGAGGCGGAGATCTTCTGGCTCACCACCGTCCGCCCCGACGGTCGCCCGCATGTCACTCCGCTGCTCGCCGTCTGGTCGGACGGCGCCCTCCACTTCTGCACCGGCCCCGGCGAACGCAAGGCGAGGAACCTCGCCGCCAACGCGCACTGCGTGCTGACGACCTCGACCGCCGGCGGCAACGATCTGCACGCGGGGCTCGATGTGGTCGTCGAGGGCGAGGCGGTGCAGGTCGGCGACGAGGAGACACTGCGCCGCCTGGCCGAGCTGTACGTCGACAAGTACGGCGGCGACTGGCACTTCGACGTCCGCGACGGTGCGTTCTACGGGGGACAGGGCAACCGGGCCGTGGTCTTCCGTGTCGAGCCGGTCACGGCCTTCGGGTTCGGCCGGGGAGAGACCTACAGCCAGACCCGGTGGAGGTTCGACGGCGGGGTGTGA
- a CDS encoding DUF4031 domain-containing protein yields the protein MAVYIDPPTWPGHGRMWSHLVSDHSFDELHAFAAGIGAPRRAFERDHYDLPAERYGDAVRAGAVEVGSKELLRRLTAAGLRRPKNRPAPEG from the coding sequence GTGGCGGTCTACATCGATCCGCCCACCTGGCCCGGGCACGGCCGGATGTGGTCGCACCTGGTCAGCGATCACTCCTTCGACGAACTGCACGCCTTCGCGGCGGGAATCGGCGCGCCCCGGCGGGCGTTCGAGCGCGACCACTACGACCTGCCGGCCGAGCGGTACGGCGACGCGGTGCGGGCCGGGGCCGTGGAGGTCGGCAGCAAGGAACTGTTGCGCCGCCTGACGGCCGCGGGGCTACGGCGCCCCAAGAACCGGCCGGCGCCGGAGGGCTGA
- a CDS encoding MurR/RpiR family transcriptional regulator, translating to MSSSVKETFKDAGDAPAETRPAPAPPAPAALAAKVRTLGPTMTRSMQRVAETVAGDPAGCAALTVTGLAERTGTSEATVVRTSRLLGYPGYRDLRLALAALAAQQAAGGAPAVTADIAVDDSLVDVVAKLAQEEQQCLADTAAALDVTQLEAAVAALAGARRIDVYGIGASNLVGQDLAQKLLRIGLIAHAHADPHLAVTNAVQMRTGDVALAITHSGRTTDVIEPLRVAFDHGATTIAITGRPDGEIAAYADHILTTSTARESELRPAAMSSRTSQLLVVDCLFIGVAQRTYETAAPALSASYEALAHRHSPRTNQR from the coding sequence GTGAGCAGTAGCGTGAAGGAAACTTTCAAGGACGCAGGGGACGCGCCCGCCGAGACCCGGCCGGCCCCGGCCCCACCCGCCCCCGCCGCGCTGGCCGCCAAGGTCCGCACCCTCGGCCCGACGATGACCCGCTCCATGCAGCGGGTCGCCGAAACCGTCGCGGGCGACCCGGCCGGCTGCGCCGCCCTCACCGTCACCGGCCTCGCCGAGCGGACGGGCACCAGCGAAGCCACCGTCGTGCGGACGTCCCGGCTGCTCGGCTACCCGGGCTACCGCGACCTGCGGCTCGCCCTCGCCGCGCTCGCCGCGCAGCAGGCGGCGGGAGGCGCGCCCGCGGTGACCGCCGACATAGCGGTCGACGACTCCCTCGTCGACGTCGTCGCGAAGCTCGCGCAGGAGGAGCAGCAGTGCCTGGCCGACACCGCCGCGGCACTGGACGTCACACAGCTCGAAGCCGCCGTCGCCGCGCTCGCCGGTGCCCGCCGCATCGATGTGTACGGCATCGGGGCCTCCAACCTCGTGGGCCAGGACCTCGCCCAGAAGCTGCTGCGCATCGGCCTGATCGCGCATGCCCACGCGGACCCGCACCTGGCCGTGACGAACGCGGTGCAGATGCGGACCGGCGACGTCGCCCTCGCGATCACGCACTCCGGGCGGACCACCGACGTCATAGAGCCACTGCGGGTGGCCTTCGACCACGGCGCGACGACCATCGCCATCACCGGCCGCCCGGACGGCGAGATCGCCGCGTACGCCGACCACATCCTGACCACGTCCACCGCCCGCGAGAGCGAACTGCGCCCGGCCGCGATGTCGTCCAGGACGAGCCAGCTGCTGGTCGTGGACTGCCTGTTCATAGGGGTCGCACAGCGTACGTACGAGACCGCGGCCCCCGCGCTCTCCGCGTCCTACGAGGCCCTCGCCCACCGCCACTCGCCCCGCACCAACCAGCGCTGA
- the murQ gene encoding N-acetylmuramic acid 6-phosphate etherase, with protein MTSPADHARLRAQLDTLTTEAFRPELADIDRRSTLDIARTMNDEDATVPAAVARRLPEIAAAIDATAARMARGGRLVYAGAGTAGRLGVLDASECPPTFNTDPSEVVGLIAGGPAAMVSAVEGAEDSAKLAVEDLTGIGLTEADTVVGISASGRTPYAIGAVEYARGLGALTIGLSCNADSALAAAAEHGIEIVVGPELLTGSTRLKAGTAQKLVLNMLSTLTMIRLGKTYGNLMVDVRASNEKLRARSRRIVALATGAGDPEIETALRRTDGEVKNAILTLLGDVDGPTAARLLEAADGHLREALQAAMSG; from the coding sequence ATGACCTCCCCCGCCGACCACGCCCGTCTGCGCGCCCAGTTGGACACCCTCACCACCGAGGCGTTCCGGCCCGAGCTCGCGGACATCGACCGCCGCTCCACCCTGGACATCGCCCGCACGATGAACGACGAGGACGCCACCGTCCCCGCCGCCGTCGCCCGCCGGCTCCCCGAGATCGCCGCCGCCATCGACGCCACCGCCGCGCGCATGGCCCGCGGCGGCCGGCTGGTCTACGCCGGCGCCGGAACCGCCGGCCGCCTCGGGGTGCTGGACGCCAGCGAATGCCCGCCGACCTTCAACACCGACCCGTCCGAGGTCGTCGGGCTGATCGCGGGAGGCCCCGCCGCGATGGTCTCCGCCGTCGAGGGCGCCGAGGACAGCGCGAAGCTCGCCGTCGAGGACCTGACCGGGATCGGCCTGACCGAAGCCGACACGGTCGTCGGCATCTCCGCCTCCGGCCGCACGCCGTACGCGATCGGGGCCGTCGAGTACGCCCGGGGCCTGGGCGCCCTGACCATCGGCCTGTCCTGCAACGCCGATTCGGCACTGGCCGCGGCCGCCGAGCACGGCATCGAGATCGTGGTCGGCCCGGAGCTGCTGACCGGCTCCACCCGGCTCAAGGCGGGCACCGCCCAGAAGCTGGTGCTCAACATGCTCTCGACCCTCACCATGATCCGCCTGGGCAAGACCTACGGGAATCTGATGGTCGACGTCCGCGCCTCCAACGAGAAGCTGCGGGCCCGTTCGCGCCGTATCGTCGCGCTCGCCACCGGCGCCGGCGACCCGGAGATCGAGACGGCGCTGCGCCGCACGGACGGCGAGGTGAAGAACGCCATCCTCACCCTCCTCGGCGACGTGGACGGCCCCACCGCCGCCCGCCTCCTGGAGGCCGCCGACGGCCATCTGCGCGAGGCCCTCCAGGCCGCCATGTCCGGCTGA
- a CDS encoding PTS transporter subunit EIIC: MSDDKNRATAAAILPLLGGAENVTSIAHCMTRLRLGVRDRSLVQDEALKALPAVLGVVEDDTYQIVLGPGTVARVTPEFERLVEQPRTPEPQPLAPDPRSPAPTAGGPQAPAPTTAPAQDAPPETATPAPAPTPAPAPASPSTAEELAAQGAALKARQKARNATPVKQFLRRIAQIFVPLIPALIGCGIIAGINGLLANLGWLPSVVPALAALASGFMSLIAVFVGYHTAKEFGGTPILGGAVAAVIVFPGVTHVTAFGQKLAPGQGGVLGALAAALLAVRVEKWCRHGVFPGRGGKRARVRVPEALDVLVTPTLTVLVTGLVTLFGLMFVAGEVATAIGTSATWLLAHGGALAGLVLGGLFLPLVMLGLHQALIPIHTTLIEQQGYTVLLPILAMAGAGQVGAALAVYLRLPRNRSIRRTIKSALPAGFLGVGEPLIYGVSLPLGRPFITACIGGAFGGGFVGFFNQLGDAVGSTAIGPSGWALFPLVKGNQDIATTLVVYALGLAVGYLTGFLATYFFGFGAQLLTELNADPDATAPGRAQPDAPPAPDTAAPHHARTAPGTPAAAPGAPAGLGTS, from the coding sequence ATGTCCGATGACAAGAACCGCGCCACCGCCGCCGCGATCCTCCCCCTCCTCGGCGGCGCCGAGAACGTCACCTCCATCGCCCACTGCATGACCCGGCTCCGGCTCGGCGTCCGGGACCGCTCCCTGGTCCAGGACGAGGCCCTCAAGGCCCTCCCGGCCGTCCTGGGCGTGGTCGAGGACGACACGTACCAGATCGTGCTGGGCCCGGGGACGGTCGCCCGGGTCACCCCCGAGTTCGAGCGCCTGGTCGAGCAGCCCCGCACCCCGGAACCCCAGCCCCTCGCCCCGGACCCGCGGTCCCCCGCCCCGACCGCCGGCGGCCCCCAGGCCCCGGCCCCCACCACCGCTCCGGCTCAGGACGCCCCACCGGAGACCGCCACCCCCGCGCCCGCACCCACCCCGGCACCCGCCCCGGCTTCCCCCTCCACCGCCGAGGAACTGGCCGCTCAAGGTGCCGCCCTCAAGGCCCGGCAGAAGGCCAGGAACGCCACCCCGGTGAAGCAGTTCCTCCGCCGGATCGCCCAGATCTTCGTCCCGCTGATCCCGGCCCTGATCGGCTGCGGCATCATCGCCGGCATCAACGGCCTGCTGGCCAACCTCGGCTGGCTGCCCTCCGTCGTCCCGGCACTGGCGGCCCTCGCCTCCGGCTTCATGTCCCTGATCGCCGTCTTCGTCGGCTACCACACCGCCAAGGAATTCGGCGGCACACCGATCCTGGGCGGCGCGGTCGCCGCGGTCATCGTGTTCCCCGGCGTCACCCACGTCACCGCCTTCGGCCAGAAGCTCGCGCCGGGCCAGGGCGGCGTCCTCGGCGCACTGGCCGCGGCCCTGCTCGCGGTCCGGGTGGAGAAGTGGTGCCGCCACGGAGTCTTCCCCGGCCGGGGCGGAAAGCGAGCCCGGGTCAGGGTCCCCGAGGCGCTCGACGTCCTCGTCACCCCGACCCTGACCGTCCTGGTCACGGGCCTGGTCACACTCTTCGGCCTGATGTTCGTCGCGGGCGAGGTCGCCACCGCCATCGGCACCTCCGCCACCTGGCTGCTGGCCCACGGCGGAGCCCTCGCCGGCCTCGTCCTGGGCGGCCTCTTCCTCCCCCTCGTGATGCTGGGCCTCCATCAGGCCCTGATCCCGATCCACACCACCCTCATCGAGCAGCAGGGCTACACCGTCCTGCTCCCGATCCTCGCCATGGCGGGAGCGGGCCAGGTCGGCGCCGCCCTCGCCGTCTACCTGCGGCTGCCCCGCAACCGCTCGATCCGTAGGACCATCAAGTCGGCCCTCCCGGCGGGCTTCCTGGGCGTCGGCGAACCCCTGATCTACGGCGTCTCACTCCCGCTGGGCCGCCCCTTCATCACCGCCTGCATCGGCGGAGCCTTCGGCGGCGGCTTCGTCGGCTTCTTCAACCAACTCGGCGACGCCGTCGGCTCCACCGCCATCGGCCCCTCGGGCTGGGCCCTGTTCCCCCTGGTCAAGGGCAACCAGGACATCGCCACCACCCTCGTCGTCTACGCCCTGGGCCTGGCCGTCGGCTACCTCACCGGCTTCCTCGCCACCTACTTCTTCGGCTTCGGCGCCCAACTGCTGACGGAACTGAACGCCGACCCGGACGCCACCGCCCCCGGCCGCGCACAGCCCGACGCACCCCCCGCCCCCGACACCGCCGCTCCCCACCACGCACGGACCGCCCCCGGCACACCGGCCGCCGCCCCTGGCGCACCAGCCGGCCTCGGAACAAGCTGA